A genomic stretch from Flavobacterium sp. KS-LB2 includes:
- the galE gene encoding UDP-glucose 4-epimerase GalE, with translation MKILVTGGLGFIGSHTVVELQNEGYEVIVVDNLSNTSLNVLDGIQNITGKVPAFEKLDLREKDKVQDFFKRHHDISGVIHFAASKAVGESVENPLLYYENNINALVYILQELQQKPEASFIFSSSCTVYGQAETMPITENASIQTAMSPYGNTKQIGEEIITDTAKVTNINAILLRYFNPIGAHPSTEIGELPIGVPQNLVPFITQTGFGLRKELAVYGDDYPTPDGTAVRDYIHVVDLAKAHVIALQRLLNKKNTAKVETFNLGTGTGSSVLEVIHTFEKVSGKKLPYKIVGRREGDITSAYANTDKANDILGWKAQSTLEEAMASAWKWEQKIRK, from the coding sequence ATGAAAATATTAGTTACAGGAGGTTTAGGTTTTATTGGGTCTCACACAGTGGTAGAATTACAAAACGAAGGATATGAAGTCATCGTTGTAGATAATTTATCTAATACATCCTTGAATGTCTTGGATGGAATTCAGAATATTACGGGGAAAGTCCCAGCGTTCGAAAAATTAGATTTACGTGAAAAAGATAAAGTACAGGATTTTTTCAAAAGACATCATGATATTTCAGGTGTCATTCATTTTGCAGCTTCAAAAGCAGTGGGTGAAAGCGTAGAAAATCCGTTGTTGTATTATGAAAATAACATCAATGCGTTAGTTTATATTTTGCAGGAATTGCAGCAAAAACCAGAAGCGAGTTTTATTTTTAGTTCTTCTTGTACGGTGTACGGTCAAGCCGAAACGATGCCAATTACTGAAAACGCCTCTATTCAAACCGCGATGTCGCCTTACGGAAATACGAAACAAATAGGAGAGGAAATTATCACTGATACTGCCAAAGTAACTAATATCAATGCAATTTTATTGCGTTATTTTAATCCAATTGGGGCGCATCCATCCACAGAGATTGGAGAATTACCTATTGGAGTTCCTCAGAATTTGGTGCCATTTATTACGCAAACTGGTTTTGGATTACGAAAAGAATTAGCTGTTTATGGGGATGATTACCCAACTCCAGATGGAACGGCTGTTCGTGATTATATTCACGTAGTCGATTTGGCAAAAGCCCACGTGATTGCTTTACAACGCCTATTGAATAAAAAAAATACGGCTAAAGTTGAAACTTTTAATTTGGGAACTGGAACAGGAAGTTCCGTTTTAGAAGTGATACATACTTTTGAAAAAGTAAGCGGTAAAAAACTGCCTTACAAAATTGTTGGTCGTAGAGAGGGAGATATTACATCGGCTTACGCCAATACGGATAAAGCCAATGATATTTTGGGATGGAAAGCGCAATCCACTCTGGAAGAAGCGATGGCAAGTGCCTGGAAATGGGAACAGAAGATTAGAAAATAA
- a CDS encoding DegT/DnrJ/EryC1/StrS family aminotransferase, with amino-acid sequence MKKIQMVDLKSQYEKIKDTVNLSIQEVLDTNTYINGPQVHQFQKSLEEYLDVKHVIPCANGTDALQIAMMGLDLKPGDEVITADFTFAATVEVIALLQLTPVLVDVDMYNMNISIEGIKKAITPKTKAIVPVHLFGRAANMEAIMAVAKEYNLFVIEDNAQAIGANCKFSDGTKKKAGTIGHVGATSFFPSKNLGCYGDGGAIFTNDDALAHKLRGIVNHGMYERYHHDVVGVNSRLDSIQAAVLNAKLPLLDQYGKARQDAARKYSAAFEGHKNIIAPSICEICDCHVFHQYTLRIIDADRNGLMQHLLEKGIPCAIYYPIPLHSQKAYLDSRYKEEDFPVTNQLVQEVLSLPMHTELDDEQIKFITDSVLEFLK; translated from the coding sequence ATGAAAAAAATCCAAATGGTTGACTTAAAAAGTCAATATGAAAAAATAAAAGATACCGTTAACCTTTCTATTCAGGAGGTTTTAGATACTAATACTTATATTAACGGACCTCAGGTACATCAATTCCAAAAATCTTTAGAAGAATATCTTGACGTAAAGCACGTAATTCCTTGTGCTAATGGGACTGATGCCTTACAGATTGCAATGATGGGATTGGATTTAAAACCAGGAGATGAGGTTATTACGGCCGACTTTACTTTTGCAGCGACAGTGGAAGTAATTGCTTTATTGCAATTGACCCCCGTTTTAGTCGATGTAGATATGTATAATATGAATATTTCTATTGAAGGGATTAAAAAAGCGATTACACCTAAAACGAAAGCAATTGTACCCGTGCATTTGTTTGGTCGTGCTGCGAATATGGAAGCGATTATGGCTGTTGCCAAAGAATATAATTTATTCGTAATCGAAGATAATGCGCAAGCGATAGGTGCCAATTGTAAATTTTCTGATGGAACTAAAAAGAAAGCTGGAACTATTGGACATGTAGGCGCGACTTCGTTTTTTCCTTCCAAAAATCTAGGTTGCTACGGAGACGGTGGAGCAATTTTTACCAATGATGATGCGTTGGCTCATAAACTTCGTGGAATTGTAAATCACGGAATGTACGAGCGATATCATCATGATGTTGTAGGTGTGAACTCAAGATTAGACAGTATTCAGGCCGCGGTTTTAAATGCTAAATTACCTTTGTTAGATCAATATGGTAAAGCTAGGCAAGATGCAGCCAGAAAATATTCAGCAGCTTTTGAAGGACATAAAAATATAATAGCACCTAGTATTTGTGAAATTTGTGATTGTCATGTTTTTCATCAATATACTTTACGAATTATAGATGCTGATAGAAATGGTTTAATGCAACACCTGTTAGAAAAAGGGATTCCGTGTGCTATATATTATCCAATTCCGCTGCATTCGCAAAAAGCATATTTGGATTCTAGGTATAAAGAAGAAGATTTTCCAGTTACTAATCAATTGGTTCAGGAAGTACTTTCATTGCCGATGCATACCGAATTGGATGACGAGCAAATTAAATTTATTACAGATAGCGTTTTAGAATTTTTGAAATAA